The proteins below are encoded in one region of Bacillus vallismortis:
- a CDS encoding LysM peptidoglycan-binding and 3D domain-containing protein — protein MKKTIMSFVAVAALSSTAFGAHASAKEITVQKGDTLWGISQKNGVNLKDLKEWNKLTSDKIIAGEKLTISSEETTTTGQYTIKAGDTLTKIAQQFGTTVNNLKVWNNLSSDMIYAGSTLSVKGQATAATAVTENTQTSAPQTEAKQEAVQKEQPKQQPKQETKAAAETSVPTEEKAVQSNTNHQEASKELTVTATAYTANDGGISGVTATGIDLNKNPNAKVIAVDPNVIPLGSKVYVEGYGEATAGDTGGAIKGNKIDVFVPNKSDASNWGVKTVNVKILN, from the coding sequence ATGAAGAAGACGATTATGTCCTTTGTAGCAGTTGCTGCACTTTCATCAACTGCATTCGGAGCTCACGCTTCTGCAAAAGAAATCACGGTGCAAAAGGGTGATACGCTCTGGGGAATCTCTCAGAAAAACGGAGTGAACCTAAAGGACTTAAAAGAATGGAACAAGTTAACTTCTGATAAAATCATTGCAGGAGAAAAACTGACCATTTCTTCAGAAGAAACAACCACTACTGGGCAATATACAATTAAAGCGGGAGACACGCTGACAAAGATTGCTCAACAATTCGGAACGACAGTCAACAACCTGAAAGTTTGGAATAACTTAAGCTCTGACATGATCTATGCTGGATCAACACTATCAGTAAAAGGTCAGGCGACAGCAGCAACTGCGGTTACTGAGAATACGCAAACAAGCGCACCTCAAACTGAAGCAAAACAAGAAGCTGTGCAAAAAGAGCAACCTAAACAACAACCAAAACAAGAAACAAAGGCTGCAGCAGAAACTTCTGTTCCTACAGAAGAAAAGGCTGTTCAATCAAATACAAATCATCAAGAAGCTTCAAAAGAGCTAACAGTTACGGCTACTGCTTATACTGCTAACGACGGCGGCATTTCCGGCGTTACAGCAACAGGCATTGACTTAAACAAGAACCCGAACGCGAAAGTCATCGCGGTTGATCCTAATGTGATTCCTTTAGGTTCTAAAGTCTATGTTGAAGGCTACGGTGAAGCAACAGCAGGAGATACTGGCGGCGCTATTAAAGGAAATAAAATCGACGTATTTGTACCTAATAAAAGTGATGCATCCAATTGGGGCGTCAAAACTGTAAATGTAAAAATCTTAAACTAA